The Triticum dicoccoides isolate Atlit2015 ecotype Zavitan chromosome 6A, WEW_v2.0, whole genome shotgun sequence genome has a window encoding:
- the LOC119316865 gene encoding glycerophosphodiester phosphodiesterase GDPDL4-like — protein MGRSGHACSVLGSLLLLLLLLPGPAAAQKGSAWKTLSGDAPAVIAKGGFSGLFPDSSDPAYLFAASNQDSAQWCDVRLTKDGVGICLPDIKMDNCTTIPDLFPKGKKTYRVNGVSMTGWFSVDYNSIDLTNVTLLRAILSRTNRFDGSFTLVQVEVALSQYKAPAWLNVQHDSFYSQFNLSMRSYILSMSKQYTVDYISSPEVSFLKSLVGRVGRKTKLVFRFLDEGLVEPSTNQTYGSMLKNLSSIKTFASGILVPKHYIWPVTADNYLQPSTSVVDDAHKAGLEIYAADFANDFALSYNYSYDPLAEYLRFIDNGAFCVDGLLTDFPITPLEAIGCFSNLNNTKADHGAPLVISHNGASGDYPDCTDLAYQKAVVDGADVIDCDVQVTKDGIPICMSSIDLMDVTTVASSQFASQAGVISDIKAVAGVYTFNLTWEDIANNLKPMISNPFGQISLSRNPRNRNAGKFMRLSDFLAFAKGEDLSGIMITVEHASFMAEKLGFGVVDAVIKAVDDSGYSKQTAKKVMIQSTNSSTLVKFKQLAKYNLVYKIDEVVKDAAPSSLADIKKFADAVSVSTKSVYPESSNFLINQTNPLVKSLQSAGLPVYVYLLRNEFFSQPYDFFSDAMSQINALVHKGGEGGGVDGLITDFPGTAHRYKLNSCRNMGDKTPYYMLPPQRGGLLGVIQDKAALPPAMAPEPVLTVSDVAEPPLPPVSNTTAPAPSHAAVDVSVSIPITVAVLVLCASLLI, from the exons ATGGGGAGGAGCGGCCATGCCTGCTCCGTTCTTggatcgctgctgctgctgctgctgctgctgccgggccCAGCCGCTGCGCAGAAGGGCTCGGCCTGGAAGACGCTGAGTG GCGATGCTCCAGCAGTCATAGCTAAGGGTGGTTTCTCGGGCCTATTTCCTGACTCCAGTGACCCTGCTTATTTGTTTGCTGCCAGCAATCAGGATTCAGCCCAGTGGTGCGATGTTCGGTTAACCAAGGATGGCGTTGGCATCTGCCTTCCAGACATAAAAATGGATAACTGCACAACCATACCCGATCTTTTCCCAAAGGGAAAGAAGACCTACCGTGTCAACGGTGTGTCCATGACGGGGTGGTTCTCTGTGGACTATAACAGCATTGACCTGACCAATGTAACTT TGCTGCGAGCAATCTTGTCTCGTACAAATAGGTTTGATGGAAGCTTCACGCTAGTTCAAGTTGAAGTTGCACTGTCGCAATATAAGGCCCCTGCTTGGTTGAATGTTCAG CATGACAGTTTCTACAGCCAGTTTAATCTGAGCATGAGAAGCTATATCCTGTCTATGTCAAAGCAATACACGGTTGACTACATCTCATCCCCTGAAGTGAGTTTCCTCAAAAGTCTAGTTGGAAGAGTTGGCAGGAAGACAAAGCTTGTGTTCCGTTTTCTTGATGAAGGCCTTGTCGAGCCATCTACAAATCAGACATATGGCTCAATGCTGAAAAATCTATCATCCATCAAGACTTTTGCTTCTGGAATACTTGTTCCCAAACACTATATCTGGCCTGTTACGGCAGATAATTATCTGCAACCCTCTACTTCAGTCGTGGATGATGCTCATAAGGCAGGCTTAGAAATTTATGCTGCTGATTTTGCCAACGACTTTGCACTCAGCTACAACTACAGCTATGATCCGTTAGCAGAATATCTTCGCTTCATCGACAATGGTGCCTTCTGTGTTGATGGTCTCTTGACTGATTTCCCTATCACTCCGTTAGAGGCCATCG GCTGCTTCAGTAACCTGAACAACACCAAGGCAGATCATG GGGCACCTCTAGTTATCTCCCACAATGGTGCTAGTGGTGACTACCCTGACTGCACTGACCTAGCTTATCAAAAGGCAGTTGTTGATGGTGCAGATGTCATTGACTGTGACGTTCAAGTGACAAAAGATGGCATACCAATATGCATGAGTTCCATTGACCTAATGGATGTCACTACTGTTGCATCCTCACAATTTGCTTCTCAAGCGGGTGTCATAAGTGACATTAAGGCTGTTGCTGGAGTCTATACCTTCAACCTCACTTGGGAGGACATTGCCAACAACCTGAAGC CTATGATATCAAACCCATTTGGCCAGATTAGCCTATCAAGAAATCCCAGAAACAGGAACGCCGGAAAATTCATGAGATTATCAGACTTCTTGGCTTTTGCAAAAGGAGAAGATTTGTCAGGAATCATGATTACTGTGGAG CATGCTTCATTCATGGCAGAGAAACTTGGGTTTGGTGTGGTAGATGCAGTGATCAAAGCTGTCGATGATTCCGGTTACAGCAAACAGACCGCCAAGAAAGTGATGATCCAGTCAACAAACAGCTCAACTCTGGTGAAGTTCAAGCAGCTGGCCAAGTATAACCTTGTGTACAAGATCGACGAAGTCGTGAAAGACGCCGCGCCTTCCTCCCTCGCAGACATCAAAAAGTTTGCGGATGCTGTTTCTGTCAGCACCAAGTCCGTTTACCCAGAGTCGAGCAATTTCCTGATAAACCAGACGAACCCTCTCGTCAAGTCCCTGCAGTCTGCTGGTCTTCCAGTCTATGTGTATCTGCTGAGGAACGAGTTCTTTTCTCAACCGTACGACTTCTTCTCAGACGCCATGTCACAGATCAACGCCCTTGTGCacaaagggggagagggaggcggagtGGATGGACTCATCACCGATTTCCCCGGGACGGCTCACAGATACAAAT TGAACTCGTGCAGGAACATGGGGGACAAGACGCCCTACTACATGCTGCCTCCCcagcgcggcggcctccttggggtCATACAGGATAAAGCAGCATTGCCACCAGCAATGGCCCCAGAGCCGGTGTTGACTGTCTCCGACGTGGCGGAGCCGCCCCTTCCTCCTGTGAGCAACACCACAGCTCCAGCGCCCTCCCACGCCGCCGTCGATGTCTCCGTCTCGATCCCGATCACTGTGGCGGTGCTAGTGCTATGCGCTTCTCTGCTTATCTGA